From a region of the Poecile atricapillus isolate bPoeAtr1 chromosome 4, bPoeAtr1.hap1, whole genome shotgun sequence genome:
- the HPGDS gene encoding hematopoietic prostaglandin D synthase: MPQYKLTYFNLRGRAEISRYLFAYSGKKYEDHRIEAADWPKIKPTIPFGKLPILEVDGVIIHQSLAIARYLAREAGLAGQTPVEQALADAIVDTIDDFMTLFPWAEKNQDVRKKAFDDILTNKAPELLKDLDTFLGDKKWLVGNSVTWADFYWDVCSTTLLSCKPDLADKYPRLVALRERVQALPAIAAWIQKRPKSVM, translated from the exons ATGCCACAGTACAAGCTCACCTACTTCAACCTGCGGGGACGAGCAGAGATCAGCCGCTACCTCTTCGCCTATTCGGGCAAGAAATACGAAGACCACAGGATAGAAGCAGCAGACTGGCCCAAAATCAAGCCAA CTATCCCATTTGGCAAACTCCCCATTCTGGAAGTAGATGGAGTTATCATTCATCAGAGCCTGGCGATAGCAAGATATCTTGCCAGAGAAGCAG GTCTGGCAGGCCAGACGCCTGTGGAACAGGCCTTAGCTGATGCCATTGTGGACACCATCGATGATTTCATGACACTGTTCCCTTGGGCAGAGAAAAACCAGGACGTGAGA AAAAAAGCATTTGATGATATCCTCACCAACAAAGCACCTGAGCTACTGAAAGATTTGGATACTTTCTTAGGGGATAAGAAGTGGCTGGTAGGGAATTCT GTAACGTGGGCTGATTTCTACTGGGATGTGTGCAGCACGACACTTCTGTCCTGTAAACCTGACCTGGCAGACAAATACCCCAGGCTTGTGGCTCTCAGGGAGAGAGTGCAAGCACTTCCAGCTATTGCAGCCTGGATCCAGAAAAGGCCAAAGAGTGTAATGTAG